The proteins below come from a single Alnus glutinosa chromosome 9, dhAlnGlut1.1, whole genome shotgun sequence genomic window:
- the LOC133877503 gene encoding disease resistance protein RUN1-like isoform X1, giving the protein MAQSSNVIPPSLKRKRDPEPEDPNREVQSNSTTRTTLSSSQSGWDYDVFLSFRGKDNRKNFTDHLFSALMGVGIRIFRDDEELRRGENISTELLNAIRRSRISIVVFSKGYASSRWCLDELVEIVHCKNTIGHTLLPIFYHVDSSDVRHQTRTFAEAFARHELRFQTDIERVQSWRAALTEAANCSGWDLKSVANGYESRFIKEIVEEVLGKVNPARLDVAKYPIGIKARVDDIKGLLNLETSDVRVVGIYGMGGSGKTTIVKAVYNEICGAFEGKSFLSNLKESSEKHGLVHLQNQLLYDILKTNLKIDNVDMGIIMIEERLHHKRVLVILDDADDFENLHMLFEKKWFGLGSRIIVTTRNEHLLRQLGVDEKYKLEKLNPWESLRLFSWHAFNMAKPKEDYSKLSIEAVDYAGGLPLALVVLGSFLKERSIVEWKSELEKLRTTPNEKIQKILGISFDSLDSYTKEIFLDIACFFVGMDKEYTIKILDGCNFFPESGIPILIQRSLVTIDCQNKLKMHNLIRDMGREIVCQESPKYPEKRSRLWFHGDVLNVLRKHTGSETVEGLILNLPIVGDVDLKTEAFKNMTRLRLLQINDVHLTGSYEHLSKELRWLCWHKCPIEFPPHDFHLENLVMLDMQHSKVERVWETNKIFKKLKVLNLSNSKYLTKSPDFSQVPQLEILILEGCTSLVQVHKSIGHLKRLDLLNLKNCTKLKYLPRSIFKLESLKTLDLSGCSAFEKLPEQLQSSLGLSMINLKIASFFGCSSLIELPNFSHTPHLERLELEGCTSLVEVHESIGHLKRLAFLDLESCEKLRNLPNSISNLESLESLYLTNCINLENLPEQLGNMTALIALDVSFTAIKQIPSSFRLLRNLEYVCFSGCQCLIESPEFSQSLCIEELEFDNCTSLVKIHESIGHLEKLIRLDFSGCKKLKILDLSRNNFRNLPSCISRLPKLEALNLNKCTTLQSISIPSVICLEAKGCTSLERVSVLTNEGSSALDYLHDCSEMKAGRFAYIELGNCHKLVEINLESLLRIPGSLIMGSCNNLSSDLRESAFLYLLKTMFEIDSFVFLPGSEIPNWISHQTIGSSISFRAPRSLNGEIGKLLFCIVLAVNKEAPRDILAQGRKLSGSWVIRNKSSRDQSNNWAQVSFVSLKPDFYNFEDHILALKASNRFHRDFARIKKRLQIKSGDEIEFAVSLHVFGKVPVGLSVSEIDSPIMEVKRCGIHLYRNLRNSR; this is encoded by the exons ATGGCTCAAAGCTCCAATGTGATACCACCAAGCTTGAAGCGGAAGCGGGATCCTGAACCCGAGGACCCAAACAGAGAAG TCCAATCAAACTCAACCACAAGAACCACCTTGTCATCTTCTCAATCTGGTTGGGATTACGACGTCTTCCTAAGTTTTAGAGGTAAAGACAATCGCAAGAACTTCACTGATCACCTCTTCTCCGCCTTGATGGGAGTCGGAATTCGTATCTTCAGAGATGATGAGGAGCTTCGAAGAGGGGAGAACATCTCTACCGAACTACTCAATGCGATTCGTAGATCAAGGATTTCCATTGTGGTATTTTCCAAAGGCTATGCTTCTTCAAGGTGGTGTCTTGATGAGCTTGTGGAGATTGTACACTGTAAGAATACCATAGGCCACACTCTTCTTCCCATATTTTATCATGTGGACTCATCAGATGTCCGACACCAGACCAGAACTTTTGCAGAAGCCTTTGCTAGGCATGAATTGCGATTTCAGACCGATATAGAGAGGGTGCAGAGTTGGAGAGCTGCTCTTACTGAAGCTGCGAATTGTTCCGGTTGGGATCTCAAAAGCGTTGCAAATGG GTATGAATCAAGATTCATCAAAGAGATAGTTGAAGAAGTTTTGGGTAAAGTGAACCCCGCTCGCTTGGATGTTGCTAAATACCCAATAGGAATAAAGGCTCGTGTTGATGATATTAAAGGTTTATTAAATCTTGAAACAAGTGATGTTCGTGTTGTGGGCATTTACGGAATGGGTGGTAGTGGTAAAACAACCATAGTAAAAGCTGTCTACAATGAAATATGCGGGGCATTTGAAGGAAAGAGCTTTCTTTCAAACCTTAAAGAAAGTTCAGAAAAGCATGGCTTAGTTCATTTACAAAACCAACTTCTTTATGatatcttgaaaacaaatttgaagaTTGACAATGTTGATATGGGAATCATAATGATTGAGGAAAGGCTTCATCACAAAAGAGTTCTTGTTATTCTTGATGATGCGGATGACTTTGAAAACCTACACATGTTATTCGAAAAGAAATGGTTTGGTCTAGGAAGTAGAATCATTGTAACAACTAGAAATGAACATCTGCTAAGGCAATTGGGGGTAgatgaaaaatataaactagaaaAACTGAATCCTTGGGAGTCTCTTCGATTGTTCAGCTGGCATGCCTTTAACATGGCCAAACCGAAAGAAGATTACTCAAAGCTTTCAATTGAAGCAGTGGATTATGCTGGAGGACTTCCTTTAGCTCTAGTGGTTTTGGGTTCTTTTCTTAAAGAAAGAAGCATTGTTGAATGGAAAAGTGAATTGGAAAAATTACGAACAACTCCTAATGAAAAGATTCAAAAAATACTTGGAATAAGTTTTGATTCACTGGATAGCTATACAAAGGAAATATTTCTTGATATTGCATGTTTCTTTGTCGGTATGGACAAAGAATATACTATCAAAATACTCGATGGTTGTAATTTCTTTCCAGAGAGTGGTATCCCTATTCTCATTCAAAGGTCACTTGTGACAATTGATTGCCAAAATAAGTTGAAGATGCATAATCTGATTCGAGACATGGGAAGGGAAATTGTTTGTCAAGAATCACCAAAATATCCAGAAAAACGCAGCAGGTTGTGGTTTCACGGGGATGTCTTAAATGTACTACGCAAGCATACG GGTTCGGAGACGGTGGAAGGCCTCATCTTAAATCTTCCTATAGTTGGAGATGTAGATTTGAAAACTGAagcatttaaaaatatgacacgCTTGAGATTACTCCAGATCAATGATGTACATCTTACTGGATCCTATGAACATCTCTCCAAAGAGCTTAGATGGCTTTGTTGGCATAAATGCCCTATAGAATTTCCACCACATGATTTTCATCTAGAGAACCTTGTTATGCTTGACATGCAACATAGTAAAGTCGAACGAGTTTGGGAGACGAACAAA ATATTCAAAAAGTTGAAGGTTCTTAATCTTAGCAATTCCAAATATCTCACAAAATCACCAGATTTCTCACAAGTCCCACAACTGGAGATACTAATACTTGAAGGTTGCACAAGCTTGGTTCAAGTTCATAAGTCCATTGGACATCTCAAAAGACTTGATTTATTGAATTTAAAGAATTGCACAAAGCTGAAGTACCTTCCAAGAAGTATTTTTAAGTTAGAATCTCTTAAAACTCTAGACTTGTCTGGTTGCTCGGCATTTGAAAAATTACCGGAGCAACTACAATCCTCCCTTGGTCTTTCCATGATCAATCTCaaaattgcatcattttttGGATGTAGTAGTCTCATCGAATTACCAAACTTCTCACATACCCCACATTTGGAGCGTCTGGAACTTGAAGGCTGCACAAGCTTGGTTGAGGTTCATGAGTCCATTGGACATCTCAAAAGACTTGCTTTTTTGGATTTAGAAAGTTGTGAGAAGCTTAGGAATCTTCCAAATAGTATTTCAAACTTAGAATCTCTTGAAAGTCTCTACTTGACGAACTGCATTAATCTTGAAAACTTACCGGAGCAATTAGGGAATATGACTGCTTTAATAGCTTTGGACGTGAGCTTCACTGCTATTAAGCAAATACCATCCTCCTTTAGGCTTTTGAGGAATCTCGAATATGTATGTTTTTCTGGATGTCAATGTCTAATCGAATCACCAGAGTTCTCACAAAGCTTATGTATAGAGGAGTTGGAATTTGACAATTGTACAAGCTTAGTTAAGATTCACGAGTCCATTGGACATCTAGAAAAACTTATCAGACTTGATTTCAGTGGGTGCAAGAAACTCAAAATATTGGATTTATCACGAAACAATTTCCGTAACCTACCTAGTTGCATTAGCCGCCTTCCTAAATTAGAGGCTTTGAATTTGAATAAGTGTACTACTCTTCAATCAATTTCAATTCCAAGTGTAATATGTTTGGAAGCAAAGGGCTGCACATCATTGGAAAGAGTCTCAGTTCTAACGAATGAAGGATCTTCTGCCCTTGATTATCTCCACGACTGTAGTGAAATGAAGGCGGGGCGCTTCGCATATATTGAACTTGGTAACTGCCACAAACTGGTTGAGattaatttggagagtttgCTACGTATACCAGGTTCTCTTATAATGGGAAGCTGCAACAATCTATCATCTGATTTAAGGGAGAGTGCTTTCCTGTATCTTCtcaag ACGATGTTCGAGATAGATTCTTTCGTTTTCCTCCCCGGAAGTGAGATTCCAAATTGGATTAGCCATCAGACAATCGGTTCTTCAATATCCTTTCGTGCCCCTCGGTCATTGAATGGTGAAATCGGCAAGTTGCTTTTCTGCATTGTTTTGGCAGTAAACAAGGAAGCACCCAGAGACATATTAGCTCAAGGGCGTAAGTTGTCTGGGAGTTGGGTGATTCGTAATAAAAGTTCGAGAGACCAGTCCAACAACTGGGCTCAGGTGTCATTTGTTTCTCTTAAACCAGATTTTTATAACTTTGAAGATCATATACTTGCACTAAAGGCATCTAACCGATTTCACCGTGACTTTGCGCGGATAAAAAAAAGACTTCAGATAAAAAGTGGAGATGAAATAGAGTTCGCCGTCAGTCTACATGTGTTTGGCAAAGTACCTGTTGGCTTATCAGTCAGTGAAATTGATTCGCCAATTATGGAAGTGAAGAGGTGTGGAATCCATCTGTACCGGAATCTGAGAAATTCTAGATAA
- the LOC133877503 gene encoding disease resistance protein RUN1-like isoform X2 — protein MAQSSNVIPPSLKRKRDPEPEDPNREVQSNSTTRTTLSSSQSGWDYDVFLSFRGKDNRKNFTDHLFSALMGVGIRIFRDDEELRRGENISTELLNAIRRSRISIVVFSKGYASSRWCLDELVEIVHCKNTIGHTLLPIFYHVDSSDVRHQTRTFAEAFARHELRFQTDIERVQSWRAALTEAANCSGWDLKSVANGYESRFIKEIVEEVLGKVNPARLDVAKYPIGIKARVDDIKGLLNLETSDVRVVGIYGMGGSGKTTIVKAVYNEICGAFEGKSFLSNLKESSEKHGLVHLQNQLLYDILKTNLKIDNVDMGIIMIEERLHHKRVLVILDDADDFENLHMLFEKKWFGLGSRIIVTTRNEHLLRQLGVDEKYKLEKLNPWESLRLFSWHAFNMAKPKEDYSKLSIEAVDYAGGLPLALVVLGSFLKERSIVEWKSELEKLRTTPNEKIQKILGISFDSLDSYTKEIFLDIACFFVGMDKEYTIKILDGCNFFPESGIPILIQRSLVTIDCQNKLKMHNLIRDMGREIVCQESPKYPEKRSRLWFHGDVLNVLRKHTGSETVEGLILNLPIVGDVDLKTEAFKNMTRLRLLQINDVHLTGSYEHLSKELRWLCWHKCPIEFPPHDFHLENLVMLDMQHSKVERVWETNKIFKKLKVLNLSNSKYLTKSPDFSQVPQLEILILEGCTSLVQVHKSIGHLKRLDLLNLKNCTKLKYLPRSIFKLESLKTLDLSGCSAFEKLPEQLQSSLGLSMINLKIASFFGCSSLIELPNFSHTPHLERLELEGCTSLVEVHESIGHLKRLAFLDLESCEKLRNLPNSISNLESLESLYLTNCINLENLPEQLGNMTALIALDVSFTAIKQIPSSFRLLRNLEYVCFSGCQCLIESPEFSQSLCIEELEFDNCTSLVKIHESIGHLEKLIRLDFSGCKKLKILDLSRNNFRNLPSCISRLPKLEALNLNKCTTLQSISIPSVICLEAKGCTSLERVSVLTNEGSSALDYLHDCSEMKAGRFAYIELGNCHKLVEINLESLLRIPGSLIMGSCNNLSSDLRESAFLYLLKTMFEIDSFVFLPGSEIPNWISHQTIGSSISFRAPRSLNGEIGKLLFCIVLAVNKEAPRDILAQGRKLSGSWVIRNKSSRDQSNNWAQTSDKKWR, from the exons ATGGCTCAAAGCTCCAATGTGATACCACCAAGCTTGAAGCGGAAGCGGGATCCTGAACCCGAGGACCCAAACAGAGAAG TCCAATCAAACTCAACCACAAGAACCACCTTGTCATCTTCTCAATCTGGTTGGGATTACGACGTCTTCCTAAGTTTTAGAGGTAAAGACAATCGCAAGAACTTCACTGATCACCTCTTCTCCGCCTTGATGGGAGTCGGAATTCGTATCTTCAGAGATGATGAGGAGCTTCGAAGAGGGGAGAACATCTCTACCGAACTACTCAATGCGATTCGTAGATCAAGGATTTCCATTGTGGTATTTTCCAAAGGCTATGCTTCTTCAAGGTGGTGTCTTGATGAGCTTGTGGAGATTGTACACTGTAAGAATACCATAGGCCACACTCTTCTTCCCATATTTTATCATGTGGACTCATCAGATGTCCGACACCAGACCAGAACTTTTGCAGAAGCCTTTGCTAGGCATGAATTGCGATTTCAGACCGATATAGAGAGGGTGCAGAGTTGGAGAGCTGCTCTTACTGAAGCTGCGAATTGTTCCGGTTGGGATCTCAAAAGCGTTGCAAATGG GTATGAATCAAGATTCATCAAAGAGATAGTTGAAGAAGTTTTGGGTAAAGTGAACCCCGCTCGCTTGGATGTTGCTAAATACCCAATAGGAATAAAGGCTCGTGTTGATGATATTAAAGGTTTATTAAATCTTGAAACAAGTGATGTTCGTGTTGTGGGCATTTACGGAATGGGTGGTAGTGGTAAAACAACCATAGTAAAAGCTGTCTACAATGAAATATGCGGGGCATTTGAAGGAAAGAGCTTTCTTTCAAACCTTAAAGAAAGTTCAGAAAAGCATGGCTTAGTTCATTTACAAAACCAACTTCTTTATGatatcttgaaaacaaatttgaagaTTGACAATGTTGATATGGGAATCATAATGATTGAGGAAAGGCTTCATCACAAAAGAGTTCTTGTTATTCTTGATGATGCGGATGACTTTGAAAACCTACACATGTTATTCGAAAAGAAATGGTTTGGTCTAGGAAGTAGAATCATTGTAACAACTAGAAATGAACATCTGCTAAGGCAATTGGGGGTAgatgaaaaatataaactagaaaAACTGAATCCTTGGGAGTCTCTTCGATTGTTCAGCTGGCATGCCTTTAACATGGCCAAACCGAAAGAAGATTACTCAAAGCTTTCAATTGAAGCAGTGGATTATGCTGGAGGACTTCCTTTAGCTCTAGTGGTTTTGGGTTCTTTTCTTAAAGAAAGAAGCATTGTTGAATGGAAAAGTGAATTGGAAAAATTACGAACAACTCCTAATGAAAAGATTCAAAAAATACTTGGAATAAGTTTTGATTCACTGGATAGCTATACAAAGGAAATATTTCTTGATATTGCATGTTTCTTTGTCGGTATGGACAAAGAATATACTATCAAAATACTCGATGGTTGTAATTTCTTTCCAGAGAGTGGTATCCCTATTCTCATTCAAAGGTCACTTGTGACAATTGATTGCCAAAATAAGTTGAAGATGCATAATCTGATTCGAGACATGGGAAGGGAAATTGTTTGTCAAGAATCACCAAAATATCCAGAAAAACGCAGCAGGTTGTGGTTTCACGGGGATGTCTTAAATGTACTACGCAAGCATACG GGTTCGGAGACGGTGGAAGGCCTCATCTTAAATCTTCCTATAGTTGGAGATGTAGATTTGAAAACTGAagcatttaaaaatatgacacgCTTGAGATTACTCCAGATCAATGATGTACATCTTACTGGATCCTATGAACATCTCTCCAAAGAGCTTAGATGGCTTTGTTGGCATAAATGCCCTATAGAATTTCCACCACATGATTTTCATCTAGAGAACCTTGTTATGCTTGACATGCAACATAGTAAAGTCGAACGAGTTTGGGAGACGAACAAA ATATTCAAAAAGTTGAAGGTTCTTAATCTTAGCAATTCCAAATATCTCACAAAATCACCAGATTTCTCACAAGTCCCACAACTGGAGATACTAATACTTGAAGGTTGCACAAGCTTGGTTCAAGTTCATAAGTCCATTGGACATCTCAAAAGACTTGATTTATTGAATTTAAAGAATTGCACAAAGCTGAAGTACCTTCCAAGAAGTATTTTTAAGTTAGAATCTCTTAAAACTCTAGACTTGTCTGGTTGCTCGGCATTTGAAAAATTACCGGAGCAACTACAATCCTCCCTTGGTCTTTCCATGATCAATCTCaaaattgcatcattttttGGATGTAGTAGTCTCATCGAATTACCAAACTTCTCACATACCCCACATTTGGAGCGTCTGGAACTTGAAGGCTGCACAAGCTTGGTTGAGGTTCATGAGTCCATTGGACATCTCAAAAGACTTGCTTTTTTGGATTTAGAAAGTTGTGAGAAGCTTAGGAATCTTCCAAATAGTATTTCAAACTTAGAATCTCTTGAAAGTCTCTACTTGACGAACTGCATTAATCTTGAAAACTTACCGGAGCAATTAGGGAATATGACTGCTTTAATAGCTTTGGACGTGAGCTTCACTGCTATTAAGCAAATACCATCCTCCTTTAGGCTTTTGAGGAATCTCGAATATGTATGTTTTTCTGGATGTCAATGTCTAATCGAATCACCAGAGTTCTCACAAAGCTTATGTATAGAGGAGTTGGAATTTGACAATTGTACAAGCTTAGTTAAGATTCACGAGTCCATTGGACATCTAGAAAAACTTATCAGACTTGATTTCAGTGGGTGCAAGAAACTCAAAATATTGGATTTATCACGAAACAATTTCCGTAACCTACCTAGTTGCATTAGCCGCCTTCCTAAATTAGAGGCTTTGAATTTGAATAAGTGTACTACTCTTCAATCAATTTCAATTCCAAGTGTAATATGTTTGGAAGCAAAGGGCTGCACATCATTGGAAAGAGTCTCAGTTCTAACGAATGAAGGATCTTCTGCCCTTGATTATCTCCACGACTGTAGTGAAATGAAGGCGGGGCGCTTCGCATATATTGAACTTGGTAACTGCCACAAACTGGTTGAGattaatttggagagtttgCTACGTATACCAGGTTCTCTTATAATGGGAAGCTGCAACAATCTATCATCTGATTTAAGGGAGAGTGCTTTCCTGTATCTTCtcaag ACGATGTTCGAGATAGATTCTTTCGTTTTCCTCCCCGGAAGTGAGATTCCAAATTGGATTAGCCATCAGACAATCGGTTCTTCAATATCCTTTCGTGCCCCTCGGTCATTGAATGGTGAAATCGGCAAGTTGCTTTTCTGCATTGTTTTGGCAGTAAACAAGGAAGCACCCAGAGACATATTAGCTCAAGGGCGTAAGTTGTCTGGGAGTTGGGTGATTCGTAATAAAAGTTCGAGAGACCAGTCCAACAACTGGGCTCAG ACTTCAGATAAAAAGTGGAGATGA
- the LOC133877503 gene encoding disease resistance protein RPV1-like isoform X3: MAQSSNVIPPSLKRKRDPEPEDPNREVQSNSTTRTTLSSSQSGWDYDVFLSFRGKDNRKNFTDHLFSALMGVGIRIFRDDEELRRGENISTELLNAIRRSRISIVVFSKGYASSRWCLDELVEIVHCKNTIGHTLLPIFYHVDSSDVRHQTRTFAEAFARHELRFQTDIERVQSWRAALTEAANCSGWDLKSVANGYESRFIKEIVEEVLGKVNPARLDVAKYPIGIKARVDDIKGLLNLETSDVRVVGIYGMGGSGKTTIVKAVYNEICGAFEGKSFLSNLKESSEKHGLVHLQNQLLYDILKTNLKIDNVDMGIIMIEERLHHKRVLVILDDADDFENLHMLFEKKWFGLGSRIIVTTRNEHLLRQLGVDEKYKLEKLNPWESLRLFSWHAFNMAKPKEDYSKLSIEAVDYAGGLPLALVVLGSFLKERSIVEWKSELEKLRTTPNEKIQKILGISFDSLDSYTKEIFLDIACFFVGMDKEYTIKILDGCNFFPESGIPILIQRSLVTIDCQNKLKMHNLIRDMGREIVCQESPKYPEKRSRLWFHGDVLNVLRKHTIFKKLKVLNLSNSKYLTKSPDFSQVPQLEILILEGCTSLVQVHKSIGHLKRLDLLNLKNCTKLKYLPRSIFKLESLKTLDLSGCSAFEKLPEQLQSSLGLSMINLKIASFFGCSSLIELPNFSHTPHLERLELEGCTSLVEVHESIGHLKRLAFLDLESCEKLRNLPNSISNLESLESLYLTNCINLENLPEQLGNMTALIALDVSFTAIKQIPSSFRLLRNLEYVCFSGCQCLIESPEFSQSLCIEELEFDNCTSLVKIHESIGHLEKLIRLDFSGCKKLKILDLSRNNFRNLPSCISRLPKLEALNLNKCTTLQSISIPSVICLEAKGCTSLERVSVLTNEGSSALDYLHDCSEMKAGRFAYIELGNCHKLVEINLESLLRIPGSLIMGSCNNLSSDLRESAFLYLLKTMFEIDSFVFLPGSEIPNWISHQTIGSSISFRAPRSLNGEIGKLLFCIVLAVNKEAPRDILAQGRKLSGSWVIRNKSSRDQSNNWAQVSFVSLKPDFYNFEDHILALKASNRFHRDFARIKKRLQIKSGDEIEFAVSLHVFGKVPVGLSVSEIDSPIMEVKRCGIHLYRNLRNSR, translated from the exons ATGGCTCAAAGCTCCAATGTGATACCACCAAGCTTGAAGCGGAAGCGGGATCCTGAACCCGAGGACCCAAACAGAGAAG TCCAATCAAACTCAACCACAAGAACCACCTTGTCATCTTCTCAATCTGGTTGGGATTACGACGTCTTCCTAAGTTTTAGAGGTAAAGACAATCGCAAGAACTTCACTGATCACCTCTTCTCCGCCTTGATGGGAGTCGGAATTCGTATCTTCAGAGATGATGAGGAGCTTCGAAGAGGGGAGAACATCTCTACCGAACTACTCAATGCGATTCGTAGATCAAGGATTTCCATTGTGGTATTTTCCAAAGGCTATGCTTCTTCAAGGTGGTGTCTTGATGAGCTTGTGGAGATTGTACACTGTAAGAATACCATAGGCCACACTCTTCTTCCCATATTTTATCATGTGGACTCATCAGATGTCCGACACCAGACCAGAACTTTTGCAGAAGCCTTTGCTAGGCATGAATTGCGATTTCAGACCGATATAGAGAGGGTGCAGAGTTGGAGAGCTGCTCTTACTGAAGCTGCGAATTGTTCCGGTTGGGATCTCAAAAGCGTTGCAAATGG GTATGAATCAAGATTCATCAAAGAGATAGTTGAAGAAGTTTTGGGTAAAGTGAACCCCGCTCGCTTGGATGTTGCTAAATACCCAATAGGAATAAAGGCTCGTGTTGATGATATTAAAGGTTTATTAAATCTTGAAACAAGTGATGTTCGTGTTGTGGGCATTTACGGAATGGGTGGTAGTGGTAAAACAACCATAGTAAAAGCTGTCTACAATGAAATATGCGGGGCATTTGAAGGAAAGAGCTTTCTTTCAAACCTTAAAGAAAGTTCAGAAAAGCATGGCTTAGTTCATTTACAAAACCAACTTCTTTATGatatcttgaaaacaaatttgaagaTTGACAATGTTGATATGGGAATCATAATGATTGAGGAAAGGCTTCATCACAAAAGAGTTCTTGTTATTCTTGATGATGCGGATGACTTTGAAAACCTACACATGTTATTCGAAAAGAAATGGTTTGGTCTAGGAAGTAGAATCATTGTAACAACTAGAAATGAACATCTGCTAAGGCAATTGGGGGTAgatgaaaaatataaactagaaaAACTGAATCCTTGGGAGTCTCTTCGATTGTTCAGCTGGCATGCCTTTAACATGGCCAAACCGAAAGAAGATTACTCAAAGCTTTCAATTGAAGCAGTGGATTATGCTGGAGGACTTCCTTTAGCTCTAGTGGTTTTGGGTTCTTTTCTTAAAGAAAGAAGCATTGTTGAATGGAAAAGTGAATTGGAAAAATTACGAACAACTCCTAATGAAAAGATTCAAAAAATACTTGGAATAAGTTTTGATTCACTGGATAGCTATACAAAGGAAATATTTCTTGATATTGCATGTTTCTTTGTCGGTATGGACAAAGAATATACTATCAAAATACTCGATGGTTGTAATTTCTTTCCAGAGAGTGGTATCCCTATTCTCATTCAAAGGTCACTTGTGACAATTGATTGCCAAAATAAGTTGAAGATGCATAATCTGATTCGAGACATGGGAAGGGAAATTGTTTGTCAAGAATCACCAAAATATCCAGAAAAACGCAGCAGGTTGTGGTTTCACGGGGATGTCTTAAATGTACTACGCAAGCATACG ATATTCAAAAAGTTGAAGGTTCTTAATCTTAGCAATTCCAAATATCTCACAAAATCACCAGATTTCTCACAAGTCCCACAACTGGAGATACTAATACTTGAAGGTTGCACAAGCTTGGTTCAAGTTCATAAGTCCATTGGACATCTCAAAAGACTTGATTTATTGAATTTAAAGAATTGCACAAAGCTGAAGTACCTTCCAAGAAGTATTTTTAAGTTAGAATCTCTTAAAACTCTAGACTTGTCTGGTTGCTCGGCATTTGAAAAATTACCGGAGCAACTACAATCCTCCCTTGGTCTTTCCATGATCAATCTCaaaattgcatcattttttGGATGTAGTAGTCTCATCGAATTACCAAACTTCTCACATACCCCACATTTGGAGCGTCTGGAACTTGAAGGCTGCACAAGCTTGGTTGAGGTTCATGAGTCCATTGGACATCTCAAAAGACTTGCTTTTTTGGATTTAGAAAGTTGTGAGAAGCTTAGGAATCTTCCAAATAGTATTTCAAACTTAGAATCTCTTGAAAGTCTCTACTTGACGAACTGCATTAATCTTGAAAACTTACCGGAGCAATTAGGGAATATGACTGCTTTAATAGCTTTGGACGTGAGCTTCACTGCTATTAAGCAAATACCATCCTCCTTTAGGCTTTTGAGGAATCTCGAATATGTATGTTTTTCTGGATGTCAATGTCTAATCGAATCACCAGAGTTCTCACAAAGCTTATGTATAGAGGAGTTGGAATTTGACAATTGTACAAGCTTAGTTAAGATTCACGAGTCCATTGGACATCTAGAAAAACTTATCAGACTTGATTTCAGTGGGTGCAAGAAACTCAAAATATTGGATTTATCACGAAACAATTTCCGTAACCTACCTAGTTGCATTAGCCGCCTTCCTAAATTAGAGGCTTTGAATTTGAATAAGTGTACTACTCTTCAATCAATTTCAATTCCAAGTGTAATATGTTTGGAAGCAAAGGGCTGCACATCATTGGAAAGAGTCTCAGTTCTAACGAATGAAGGATCTTCTGCCCTTGATTATCTCCACGACTGTAGTGAAATGAAGGCGGGGCGCTTCGCATATATTGAACTTGGTAACTGCCACAAACTGGTTGAGattaatttggagagtttgCTACGTATACCAGGTTCTCTTATAATGGGAAGCTGCAACAATCTATCATCTGATTTAAGGGAGAGTGCTTTCCTGTATCTTCtcaag ACGATGTTCGAGATAGATTCTTTCGTTTTCCTCCCCGGAAGTGAGATTCCAAATTGGATTAGCCATCAGACAATCGGTTCTTCAATATCCTTTCGTGCCCCTCGGTCATTGAATGGTGAAATCGGCAAGTTGCTTTTCTGCATTGTTTTGGCAGTAAACAAGGAAGCACCCAGAGACATATTAGCTCAAGGGCGTAAGTTGTCTGGGAGTTGGGTGATTCGTAATAAAAGTTCGAGAGACCAGTCCAACAACTGGGCTCAGGTGTCATTTGTTTCTCTTAAACCAGATTTTTATAACTTTGAAGATCATATACTTGCACTAAAGGCATCTAACCGATTTCACCGTGACTTTGCGCGGATAAAAAAAAGACTTCAGATAAAAAGTGGAGATGAAATAGAGTTCGCCGTCAGTCTACATGTGTTTGGCAAAGTACCTGTTGGCTTATCAGTCAGTGAAATTGATTCGCCAATTATGGAAGTGAAGAGGTGTGGAATCCATCTGTACCGGAATCTGAGAAATTCTAGATAA